One genomic region from Leptolyngbyaceae cyanobacterium JSC-12 encodes:
- a CDS encoding PAS domain S-box (IMG reference gene:2510093923~PFAM: Histidine kinase-, DNA gyrase B-, and HSP90-like ATPase; His Kinase A (phosphoacceptor) domain; PAS fold~TIGRFAM: PAS domain S-box), giving the protein MTRHRLFRLNAYLVAGFSVFVATVFTLLFQLSLANTILPFYFVAVAISSWHGGLKPGMVAVVCSVICVNYFFIPPINTFTVTTLGDLIRLGTFFTVATIISLLNENLRNAKQQLQQLSDSQLQTYAMQLQQALKAAHMGMWSWNLVTGEVTWSPEHEQLFGLAPGTFDGRIETFEAFLHPEDRESLNQAIQTAVQGQCNYQHEYRVVWQDGSIHWVEGRGQVFYNATNQPVYMAGTIMNIDQRKQAELALMQSEERFRSVFEQSPLAMMRFAPDGRLLCVNPAWETMWGTPPQMLADYNILQDQQIAAIGDQPAVQRAFAGEVVDLPARFYDPALMGHSGQAHWVEPFLYPIQDCTGQVLEIILVSRDVTARKQAEQSLQQLNNELEQRVATRTAELKVLNERLLQSLSELQSSKQEVEDLYNQAPCGYHSLDAEGRFIRINQTELNWLGYEADEILGKQFTDFLTPEGIRQFQKNFPILKQQGWIHDLEYDLRCKDGSLLPISLSATAVKDANGNLVMTRTNVFDRRERKRIDQIKSEFISIVSHELRTPLTSINGALELLSTGLLKPESERGQQTIQIAAQEADRLTRLVNDILDLERLESGKVRLEIKPCNLADLMFRAADFMQLAADQAAITLTVVPLSLSLNIDSDRILQVLTNLLSNAIKFSPPGSTVWLTAEFSSPPYSAPSILFSVKDQGRGIPPTMLESIFERFHQVDTSDSRKKGGTGLGLAICRNIIEQHGGKIWAESVVGQGSCFKFILPLENSQ; this is encoded by the coding sequence ATGACACGACATCGATTGTTTCGCCTGAACGCTTACCTGGTTGCAGGGTTCAGTGTTTTTGTCGCCACAGTCTTCACGCTATTATTCCAGCTATCTTTGGCAAACACTATTCTGCCATTCTACTTTGTGGCTGTAGCAATCAGTAGTTGGCATGGAGGCTTGAAACCGGGAATGGTCGCGGTTGTATGCTCGGTTATCTGCGTCAATTATTTCTTTATTCCACCAATAAATACGTTTACTGTCACGACCTTGGGAGACTTGATTCGACTAGGTACCTTCTTTACCGTTGCTACTATTATTAGCTTATTAAACGAAAACTTGCGCAATGCGAAACAACAACTACAACAATTGAGCGATAGCCAGTTACAAACCTATGCAATGCAATTGCAACAAGCACTAAAAGCAGCTCACATGGGCATGTGGAGTTGGAATCTGGTAACTGGCGAAGTTACTTGGTCGCCTGAGCACGAGCAATTGTTCGGTTTGGCTCCTGGCACATTTGATGGGCGCATTGAAACCTTTGAAGCTTTCTTACATCCGGAGGATCGCGAGTCACTGAATCAAGCAATTCAAACTGCTGTGCAGGGGCAGTGCAACTATCAACACGAATATCGTGTAGTGTGGCAAGATGGTAGCATTCATTGGGTTGAAGGCAGAGGACAGGTATTTTACAATGCAACCAATCAGCCTGTTTACATGGCTGGAACAATCATGAACATTGATCAGCGGAAGCAAGCCGAACTGGCGCTGATGCAAAGTGAAGAACGATTTCGCTCAGTGTTCGAACAATCTCCCCTCGCTATGATGCGGTTTGCTCCAGACGGTCGCTTACTTTGTGTGAATCCAGCCTGGGAAACGATGTGGGGCACTCCGCCTCAGATGCTGGCAGATTACAACATTTTGCAGGATCAGCAAATTGCCGCGATCGGCGATCAGCCTGCAGTTCAACGAGCGTTTGCTGGAGAAGTGGTAGATCTGCCAGCCAGGTTTTACGACCCCGCTTTAATGGGTCACTCAGGACAAGCTCACTGGGTAGAACCATTTTTATATCCGATTCAAGATTGCACTGGGCAAGTACTAGAAATTATTTTGGTATCTAGAGATGTGACTGCGCGCAAACAGGCTGAACAATCCCTACAACAATTAAATAATGAACTGGAACAACGAGTTGCAACACGTACAGCCGAGCTAAAAGTACTCAATGAACGTCTTTTACAATCCTTATCAGAACTACAATCTTCTAAACAAGAAGTTGAGGATCTCTACAATCAAGCACCCTGTGGCTATCATTCACTGGATGCAGAAGGACGATTCATTCGCATCAATCAAACTGAACTAAATTGGCTAGGTTATGAAGCTGATGAGATTTTAGGCAAACAATTTACGGACTTCCTTACACCTGAAGGCATTCGGCAATTTCAAAAAAACTTTCCCATACTTAAGCAACAAGGATGGATTCATGATCTGGAATATGATCTGCGCTGCAAAGATGGGTCTCTTTTACCCATTTCCCTAAGTGCCACTGCAGTTAAAGATGCCAATGGTAATTTAGTCATGACTCGGACTAATGTTTTTGATCGGCGAGAGCGCAAACGGATTGACCAGATCAAGTCTGAATTTATCTCCATTGTTAGCCATGAACTTCGCACACCCCTCACCTCCATCAATGGCGCATTGGAACTGCTGTCTACTGGTTTGCTAAAACCTGAGTCAGAACGAGGACAACAAACAATTCAAATTGCTGCTCAAGAAGCCGATCGCCTTACCCGATTAGTTAATGACATCCTGGATTTGGAACGGTTGGAATCGGGCAAAGTTCGGTTAGAAATCAAGCCTTGTAACCTGGCAGACTTAATGTTCCGGGCTGCAGATTTTATGCAACTTGCTGCTGACCAAGCTGCTATTACTTTGACCGTCGTGCCACTTTCCCTATCCTTGAACATCGACAGCGATCGCATCCTGCAAGTCCTCACGAACCTCCTCAGCAACGCCATCAAGTTCTCACCACCTGGAAGTACCGTTTGGCTCACCGCAGAATTTTCCTCCCCTCCGTACTCTGCACCTTCAATTCTCTTCTCTGTTAAAGACCAGGGACGCGGCATTCCTCCCACCATGTTAGAGAGCATCTTTGAACGATTTCATCAGGTTGATACTTCTGACTCGCGCAAAAAAGGTGGCACGGGGTTAGGGCTTGCCATTTGCCGCAACATTATTGAGCAACACGGTGGAAAAATTTGGGCAGAGAGTGTTGTGGGGCAAGGGAGTTGCTTTAAATTCATTCTTCCATTAGAAAATAGCCAATGA
- a CDS encoding signal transduction histidine kinase (IMG reference gene:2510093927~PFAM: Response regulator receiver domain; GAF domain; Histidine kinase-, DNA gyrase B-, and HSP90-like ATPase; His Kinase A (phosphoacceptor) domain), translating to MPHGHCYLWQTPLVWLHLISDALIAIAYFSIPAMLIYFVRKREDVPFSRVFALFGAFIVLCGIGHLLDIWTLWHPAYWVSGVERAITALVSCYTALKLAELLPQFLSLKSPKQLEQLNQELEKEIVRRKQAEALLEVRVEQRTAELMKTNAALETEIQERIVAETKFQQAAQREQATARVIQRMRQSLELDTIFHAVTEELRLAIQCDRTLVYRFNPDWSGQVLAESVAEGWNTIIPVRSKDSNLTQVTTNQASCIVKQLDGSEVLIQDTYLQETKGGLYRQRSNYCCVPDIYQAGFNRCYLELLESLQARAYIIVPIFCGNQLWGLLATYQNNAPRAWQLDDICMVAQIGNQLGVAVQQAELFIQIQEQAEQLRQAKELADSANYAKSEFLANMSHELRTPLNVILGLTQLLNRDRTLTREHQQYLETISRSGEHLLGLINEVLEMSKIEAGRLTYLESTFNLHDLLDGLREMLHLRAISKDIQFKVESSPDLPLLIKADEGKLRQILLNLLGNAIKFTDQGEVILRVKSEAVDSRNQQLEGEQDEDNGEAIKILFEVEDTGPGIAPDDLKRLFKPFEQTRSGMIASEGTGLGLAISRKYVHMLGGDITVHSQLGRGTVFSFTISVIPVDGVSVESQAAIAGKVVKLAPQQPIYRILVAEDNPANRLVLMTLLTKVGFDLEEAVNGQEAIELWQTWHPHLIFMDVRMPFMNGYEATRQIRAQEPFNETQRTKIIALTASAFEEQREEALASGCDDFIRKPFKAQEIFEKIAHHLSVEYLYEETTDTASTSESQVRHSYTLDPDLLQTMSSEWIEQLYQAAIQGNDLQILTLTKDIPAHQHTLAETLSYFAENFQFDKITEAVSLLELSR from the coding sequence ATGCCCCATGGGCATTGCTACCTCTGGCAGACTCCTTTAGTGTGGCTTCATTTGATTAGCGATGCACTGATAGCGATCGCGTATTTCTCCATTCCAGCAATGCTTATTTACTTTGTGCGGAAGCGAGAAGATGTTCCGTTTTCCAGAGTATTTGCGCTGTTTGGGGCGTTTATCGTTTTGTGCGGTATTGGTCACCTGCTTGATATTTGGACACTCTGGCATCCAGCATATTGGGTTTCAGGGGTAGAGCGGGCAATTACAGCGCTGGTATCTTGTTACACTGCCCTAAAGCTGGCAGAACTACTCCCACAATTTTTATCACTTAAAAGCCCAAAACAACTTGAACAACTTAACCAGGAACTCGAGAAAGAAATTGTCAGACGCAAACAAGCTGAAGCGCTGCTGGAGGTGCGAGTTGAACAACGCACGGCGGAATTAATGAAAACCAATGCTGCCCTGGAAACTGAAATTCAGGAGCGGATAGTAGCCGAAACTAAGTTTCAACAAGCGGCACAACGGGAACAAGCAACTGCCCGTGTCATTCAACGTATGCGCCAAAGCTTAGAATTAGACACTATCTTTCATGCAGTAACAGAAGAACTTCGACTTGCTATCCAGTGCGATCGCACCCTTGTCTATCGCTTCAATCCAGACTGGAGCGGACAAGTCCTTGCCGAATCAGTTGCAGAAGGCTGGAACACAATTATTCCTGTTCGCAGTAAAGACTCAAACTTAACACAAGTAACCACGAATCAGGCGAGTTGTATTGTCAAACAATTAGATGGCAGCGAAGTTCTGATTCAGGATACTTACCTGCAAGAAACCAAAGGTGGGCTATATCGTCAACGCTCCAACTATTGCTGTGTTCCGGATATTTATCAGGCAGGATTTAATCGCTGTTATCTGGAATTACTGGAATCTCTTCAGGCAAGAGCATATATTATCGTCCCCATTTTTTGTGGTAATCAGCTCTGGGGTTTACTTGCGACTTACCAAAACAACGCCCCACGTGCGTGGCAGTTAGATGATATCTGTATGGTAGCGCAAATCGGTAATCAATTAGGCGTTGCCGTACAGCAAGCAGAATTATTTATCCAAATCCAGGAACAGGCAGAACAACTCAGGCAAGCAAAAGAACTGGCAGATTCAGCCAATTATGCAAAAAGTGAGTTCCTGGCAAATATGAGCCATGAGTTGCGAACTCCCCTCAATGTCATCTTGGGCTTAACTCAACTGCTGAATCGAGATCGAACGTTGACTCGCGAGCATCAACAATATCTAGAAACAATCAGTAGAAGTGGTGAACATCTACTAGGGTTGATTAATGAAGTCTTGGAAATGTCTAAGATTGAGGCTGGCAGATTAACCTACCTGGAAAGTACCTTTAATCTTCATGATTTGTTGGATGGTTTGAGGGAGATGTTGCATCTTAGAGCCATCTCTAAAGACATCCAGTTTAAAGTTGAATCTAGCCCTGATTTACCACTTCTAATCAAAGCTGATGAAGGCAAATTGCGTCAAATTTTGCTCAATTTACTTGGCAATGCCATTAAGTTCACCGATCAAGGTGAAGTGATTTTGAGAGTCAAAAGTGAGGCTGTAGATAGCAGGAACCAGCAATTAGAAGGTGAGCAAGATGAAGACAACGGGGAAGCGATAAAGATTCTGTTTGAAGTTGAAGACACTGGACCTGGTATTGCACCGGATGACCTCAAGCGACTCTTCAAACCCTTTGAGCAAACTCGCTCAGGTATGATAGCGAGCGAAGGCACGGGATTAGGGCTGGCGATTAGCCGAAAATATGTGCACATGCTGGGGGGTGATATCACGGTTCATAGCCAACTGGGGCGGGGTACTGTATTTTCCTTTACCATTTCGGTCATTCCTGTAGATGGTGTTTCTGTGGAAAGCCAAGCTGCGATCGCAGGCAAAGTGGTTAAACTAGCACCTCAACAGCCCATCTATCGTATTTTAGTAGCGGAAGATAATCCAGCCAATCGATTAGTTCTGATGACATTGCTCACGAAGGTTGGATTTGATCTGGAAGAGGCAGTAAATGGGCAGGAGGCTATTGAGCTTTGGCAAACGTGGCACCCTCACCTCATCTTCATGGATGTTCGAATGCCCTTTATGAATGGATACGAAGCGACTCGTCAGATCCGGGCACAAGAACCATTCAACGAAACACAAAGAACGAAAATTATCGCGCTAACAGCCAGTGCTTTTGAAGAACAACGGGAAGAAGCTTTAGCTTCTGGCTGTGATGATTTCATTCGCAAGCCTTTTAAGGCTCAAGAAATTTTTGAAAAGATTGCTCATCACCTATCTGTGGAATATCTCTATGAGGAAACTACAGATACGGCTTCCACTTCTGAGTCGCAGGTACGTCATTCTTACACCTTAGACCCTGATCTTCTACAAACAATGTCTTCTGAATGGATAGAGCAACTTTATCAAGCGGCAATCCAAGGAAATGATTTGCAAATTCTTACTCTCACAAAAGACATTCCAGCCCACCAACATACCTTAGCTGAAACACTCAGCTATTTTGCTGAAAACTTCCAATTTGACAAAATCACAGAGGCAGTTTCTCTGCTTGAACTGTCAAGATAA
- a CDS encoding signal transduction histidine kinase (IMG reference gene:2510093926~PFAM: Response regulator receiver domain; Histidine kinase-, DNA gyrase B-, and HSP90-like ATPase; His Kinase A (phosphoacceptor) domain) — protein sequence MLRSSPAINFTQHQRTFLVLVADDDQAILDLVSQVLVNDGYRILKANDGIQCLEMYQKFHPALVLLDMQMPGMDGLTCCKRISKLSNGSVPILMMSSFSSGELIDRVFAAGAVDYLIKPFHLTVLQHRVQQFLYQIDLEQKIQQLTSDWAYQTQLYQSAQKQIKELEELHQRKDDFLNTACHELRAPLSNIRLAIQMLTYFLTEGKSSSQESGTQNLENCKTAHYLKILETESEREITLLNDLLDLQRLDGGEHPQQTNIMYLDEWLNTLTNSFKEQMQQRQQMLRLQIPPKFPPFVCDTSSLNRILTELLQNACKYTPVGETILVTARMMTGDKAGERESLVLPSLSSASFSQFLQISVTNSGVEIPVEDLPRIFEKFYRVPGSDRYQQGGTGLGLALVQKLVEHMDGSIQVSSSDQQTCFTVTLPFTPVTGCI from the coding sequence ATGTTACGCTCATCTCCAGCTATTAACTTCACACAACATCAAAGAACCTTTTTAGTTCTAGTTGCAGATGATGATCAAGCTATTCTTGACCTAGTTAGTCAAGTATTAGTTAATGATGGCTACAGAATTTTGAAAGCCAATGATGGCATTCAATGTTTGGAGATGTATCAGAAATTTCATCCTGCCCTAGTGCTGTTGGATATGCAAATGCCTGGAATGGACGGTCTAACATGCTGCAAAAGAATCAGCAAACTCTCAAATGGCAGCGTTCCTATTTTGATGATGTCTAGCTTTAGTAGCGGTGAACTGATTGATCGGGTCTTTGCAGCAGGAGCAGTTGATTACCTGATCAAACCCTTTCATCTGACAGTGCTCCAACATCGGGTTCAGCAATTCCTTTATCAAATTGATCTTGAGCAGAAAATTCAACAATTGACTTCTGATTGGGCTTACCAAACACAACTGTATCAATCTGCACAAAAACAAATCAAAGAATTAGAAGAACTCCATCAACGCAAAGATGATTTTTTGAATACTGCCTGTCACGAATTACGCGCTCCCCTCTCAAATATTCGTCTAGCAATTCAAATGTTGACCTATTTCCTTACAGAAGGGAAGTCTTCTAGTCAAGAATCAGGTACTCAAAACTTAGAAAACTGCAAAACTGCTCACTATCTTAAGATTTTAGAAACTGAATCTGAGCGCGAAATTACTTTGCTGAACGACTTGCTTGACCTGCAACGATTGGATGGTGGAGAACATCCCCAACAAACTAACATTATGTATTTAGACGAGTGGCTTAACACGCTTACCAACTCTTTCAAAGAGCAAATGCAGCAGCGCCAACAGATGCTACGGCTTCAAATTCCTCCAAAATTTCCCCCCTTCGTTTGTGATACATCCAGTCTCAACCGTATTCTGACAGAACTCCTACAAAATGCGTGCAAGTATACACCTGTTGGGGAGACTATCCTGGTTACAGCAAGAATGATGACAGGAGATAAAGCAGGAGAAAGAGAGAGTTTGGTCCTCCCTTCCCTATCTTCCGCTTCTTTCTCGCAATTTCTACAAATCAGTGTTACTAATTCTGGAGTTGAAATTCCGGTTGAAGATCTGCCCCGAATTTTTGAAAAGTTTTATCGAGTGCCTGGCAGCGATCGCTATCAACAAGGTGGTACAGGGCTAGGATTAGCACTGGTACAGAAGTTAGTCGAACATATGGATGGCAGTATTCAAGTCAGCAGTTCTGACCAGCAAACTTGCTTTACAGTCACGCTTCCGTTTACCCCCGTTACTGGCTGCATCTAG
- a CDS encoding response regulator with CheY-like receiver domain and winged-helix DNA-binding domain (IMG reference gene:2510093924~PFAM: Response regulator receiver domain), with product MTKRILLIDDEDGARQITQFSLETAAGWEVLTASSGREGLEIAAVELPDAILLDVMMPDLDGPATYQRLQENAATRAIPVIMLTAKASPAEHQPLLQMGIAGIITKPFKIPFLIARIQEILGWNH from the coding sequence ATGACCAAACGCATCTTACTGATTGATGATGAGGATGGCGCTCGTCAAATTACTCAATTTAGTCTAGAAACTGCCGCAGGTTGGGAAGTGTTAACAGCTTCTTCGGGAAGGGAAGGATTGGAAATTGCTGCTGTAGAGTTGCCAGACGCGATTCTGCTAGACGTGATGATGCCTGATTTGGATGGACCCGCAACTTATCAACGGCTGCAAGAAAATGCAGCAACGCGAGCAATTCCAGTCATTATGCTGACAGCAAAAGCATCTCCTGCTGAGCACCAGCCATTGCTACAGATGGGAATTGCAGGAATTATCACGAAGCCATTCAAAATTCCGTTCCTCATTGCCAGGATTCAAGAAATTTTAGGTTGGAATCATTAG
- a CDS encoding response regulator with CheY-like receiver domain and winged-helix DNA-binding domain (IMG reference gene:2510093922~PFAM: Response regulator receiver domain; Transcriptional regulatory protein, C terminal; Hpt domain): MKVLLVEDDQSLVDVLTQTLINHHYLVDTATDGKTGWDLAATFEYDLILLDLRLPGLDGIEICQRLRRAEDTTIQSPNLQTPILLITAQDTSFSKVTGLDAGADDYIVKPVDINELLARMRALLRRSGSKRSPVLNWEGLELDPSTCDVKYQGHPLRLTAKEYKLLELLLRHPQQIFSHDKLVEHLWVLDEMPTDSAIRAHIKGLRKKLKAVGAEDVIETIYGLGYRLKAAKKAEVNQISQMWERYRKTYCDRLAIIQQATTALQNHTLTEELRQQAQQEAHTLKGSLGLFGLDAASQLSQMIERLLNSPDLLNHISSLSNSVTQLQTLLHPTPPPPTPAFPPAPAAPSSSSPVPAQLLLLTTDADLFPALANAANRWHIQVQLATRLSQAREMITQSPPNIVALDLTAYSHEEGVDFLTDLANNEPPIPSLILTEQDDFAERMKLAKLGGKGILQKPIAPDHVLHMGFQVLQRLTPTTGKVLIVDDDAIVLDQLHSILQPWGFDLILLSDPQRFWDTLAATHPDLIILDIEMPGVNGIDLCQVVRNDQQWGDLPILFLSAHTDEPTIQQVFSAGADDYIGKPIRAAELVARVLNRLKTARMLQTLQRLRG, encoded by the coding sequence ATGAAAGTTTTATTAGTTGAAGATGATCAAAGCCTGGTTGATGTCCTGACACAAACTTTAATCAACCACCATTATTTGGTAGATACTGCTACTGATGGCAAAACAGGTTGGGATTTAGCCGCAACATTTGAGTATGACTTAATCTTGCTGGATTTAAGATTACCTGGACTCGATGGGATTGAGATTTGCCAGCGATTACGCAGGGCAGAAGACACCACAATTCAATCACCCAATCTACAAACCCCTATTCTATTGATAACGGCTCAGGATACTAGTTTCAGCAAAGTCACAGGATTAGACGCAGGTGCTGACGATTACATTGTTAAACCCGTTGATATTAATGAATTATTGGCACGGATGCGGGCATTGCTGCGTCGGAGCGGAAGCAAGCGATCGCCCGTGCTGAATTGGGAAGGGTTAGAGCTTGATCCAAGTACGTGTGATGTGAAATATCAGGGGCATCCTCTACGCCTGACCGCTAAAGAATACAAACTGCTAGAACTGTTGCTGCGCCATCCCCAGCAAATCTTCAGTCATGACAAACTGGTTGAGCATCTATGGGTTTTAGATGAGATGCCGACCGACAGTGCCATCCGAGCACACATCAAAGGGTTACGAAAGAAGCTCAAAGCGGTTGGCGCGGAAGACGTGATTGAAACGATTTATGGATTGGGGTATCGGTTGAAAGCGGCAAAAAAAGCGGAGGTAAATCAGATCAGCCAGATGTGGGAGCGCTATCGGAAAACCTACTGCGATCGCCTGGCAATCATTCAGCAAGCAACAACCGCCCTGCAAAATCACACGCTCACCGAGGAACTCCGCCAGCAAGCACAACAGGAAGCTCATACCCTAAAAGGTTCCCTGGGTCTGTTCGGATTAGATGCAGCCTCCCAACTGTCCCAGATGATTGAGCGATTGCTCAACTCACCCGATCTTCTCAACCACATCTCCTCCCTATCTAACTCAGTAACCCAACTACAAACCCTACTCCACCCCACCCCACCCCCTCCCACCCCCGCCTTCCCCCCTGCTCCTGCTGCCCCATCTTCCTCATCCCCAGTTCCCGCCCAACTACTCCTGCTGACAACGGATGCCGACCTTTTTCCTGCTCTTGCCAACGCCGCTAACCGCTGGCATATTCAAGTACAGCTTGCAACACGCTTGTCCCAAGCCAGAGAGATGATTACCCAATCACCTCCAAACATTGTTGCGCTTGATCTAACAGCCTACTCCCATGAAGAAGGGGTGGATTTCCTGACGGATCTGGCTAATAATGAACCACCGATCCCTAGCTTGATATTGACCGAACAGGATGACTTTGCAGAACGCATGAAATTGGCAAAGCTAGGGGGCAAAGGCATCTTGCAAAAACCGATTGCTCCGGATCACGTTTTGCACATGGGGTTTCAGGTGTTACAACGCCTCACCCCCACCACGGGTAAAGTATTGATTGTGGATGATGATGCGATCGTGCTAGACCAACTCCACAGCATTCTGCAACCCTGGGGATTTGACCTGATCCTGCTTAGCGATCCACAGCGCTTTTGGGATACATTAGCCGCTACCCATCCCGACTTAATCATTCTGGATATTGAAATGCCGGGTGTAAATGGGATTGATTTGTGTCAAGTTGTTCGCAACGATCAACAATGGGGCGATCTGCCCATTCTGTTTTTATCCGCACATACTGATGAACCTACGATTCAGCAGGTATTTTCTGCCGGAGCCGATGATTACATTGGAAAGCCTATTCGAGCTGCGGAGTTAGTGGCGCGAGTATTGAACCGCTTAAAAACGGCAAGAATGCTACAGACGTTACAACGTTTGAGAGGCTGA
- a CDS encoding hypothetical protein (IMG reference gene:2510093925), producing MQDNDAYEIFKGIAIEVFKSRSLKAIQSLKDFLTALPSPTAIRTVLLDSVYQLVEHDSEAYDWILTHHRALEPELNLIRIAQKIVTEQLQPHGLVLNQDFCFGENGQLQASRSIRALLLENVSERDRLLLTKVLSFGYSPDGCECSNCQ from the coding sequence GTGCAAGACAATGACGCTTATGAAATCTTCAAAGGTATTGCGATCGAAGTTTTTAAGAGTCGCAGCCTGAAAGCAATTCAATCACTCAAAGACTTTTTGACTGCTCTTCCTAGCCCCACTGCCATTCGTACCGTTTTATTGGACAGCGTCTATCAACTGGTCGAGCATGATAGCGAGGCGTATGACTGGATTTTGACTCATCATCGTGCTTTAGAGCCAGAACTTAATCTCATCCGGATTGCACAAAAAATTGTCACTGAGCAACTACAGCCCCACGGTTTGGTACTTAATCAAGACTTTTGTTTCGGGGAAAATGGACAGTTACAAGCCAGTCGATCTATTCGAGCTTTGCTACTTGAGAATGTTTCAGAGCGCGATCGCCTACTGCTTACAAAAGTCCTAAGCTTTGGTTATTCGCCTGATGGATGCGAATGTTCTAACTGTCAATGA